In one Brienomyrus brachyistius isolate T26 chromosome 5, BBRACH_0.4, whole genome shotgun sequence genomic region, the following are encoded:
- the nog3 gene encoding noggin-3, with protein sequence MDNSQYFLALYVLVLSLGLRIEEGMCQHYFLLRPIPSDSLPIVELKEDPDPVYDPKEKDLNETELRSILGSNFDSHFMSVTLTEDKYTGNDDLSYPELKLKPIGAMPKEIKSMEFDIQVGKKHKPSKKLKRRLQLWLWSYAFCPVVYTWNDLGNRFWPRYIKVGSCYNKRSCSIPEGMVCKPAKSTHFTILRWRCLQRKGVLKCTWIPVQYPIISECKCSCPN encoded by the coding sequence ATGGATAATTCTCAATATTTCCTCGCTTTGTATGTGCTGGTTTTATCCCTTGGTCTGAGGATAGAAGAAGGGATGTGCCAACATTACTTCCTCCTCCGCCCCATCCCTAGTGACAGTTTACCAATTGTGGAACTTAAAGAAGACCCGGACCCTGTCTATGACCCAAAAGAAAAGGATCTTAACGAAACAGAACTGAGAAGCATTCTCGGCAGCAATTTTGATTCACATTTTATGTCTGTAACGCTAACAGAGGACAAATACACGGGAAACGATGATCTGAGTTACCCGGAACTCAAGCTGAAGCCCATCGGGGCAATGCCGAAAGAGATAAAGTCGATGGAGTTTGATATCCAGGTTGGCAAGAAGCACAAACCGAGCAAAAAACTTAAACGGAGGCTGCAGCTGTGGCTGTGGTCCTATGCGTTCTGCCCAGTCGTTTATACGTGGAACGATCTCGGGAACAGATTTTGGCCACGGTATATAAAAGTGGGAAGCTGCTACAATAAACGGTCTTGTTCTATTCCAGAAGGGATGGTCTGCAAACCTGCCAAATCGACCCATTTCACGATCTTGAGATGGAGGTGTCTGCAGCGGAAAGGAGTTTTGAAATGCACTTGGATACCAGTTCAGTACCCGATAATATCAGAGTGCAAATGCTCCTGTCCGAACtga